Proteins encoded within one genomic window of Saccharopolyspora pogona:
- a CDS encoding mandelate racemase/muconate lactonizing enzyme family protein has translation MRIIGIRSIPVAVPFNTDEKWAYGSRRGLVSVLIEIDTDEGITGLGEAPAYPSAEIVLAVLRSVERFAIGEDPFRTERIAKLIDIVGTWHHVGTTSPAMAAIDMACWDIVGKACDQPLVNLLGGPLREEVEYLHYVPQGTPEWMREQAARGAAAGFESFYVKVGDADQATDIERVAAIRDGLGAGPSLRIDANESWSPAAALRALRALEPYDIEFAEQPVSGRNLPEMARLRARAGVPLLADEASRTRYDQLNVIRQGAADAISVDNMLDGSLLNLKRSAGICEAAGLPVVKQSLGELGVATYAAAHLIAATPGFRCANQSYGRLLADDVVEGGPLPYPGGRLRVPDRPGIGVLLDRDRLARYAELYQVAGHEYGYADPADGTPEAPNR, from the coding sequence TTGCGCATAATCGGCATCCGCAGCATCCCGGTCGCCGTGCCGTTCAACACCGACGAGAAGTGGGCCTACGGCAGTCGGCGCGGCCTGGTCAGCGTGCTGATCGAGATCGACACCGACGAAGGCATCACCGGCCTCGGCGAGGCCCCGGCGTACCCGTCGGCCGAGATCGTGCTCGCCGTGCTGCGCTCGGTAGAGCGGTTCGCCATCGGAGAGGACCCGTTCCGCACCGAGCGGATCGCGAAGCTGATCGACATCGTCGGCACCTGGCACCACGTGGGCACCACCAGCCCCGCGATGGCCGCCATCGACATGGCCTGCTGGGACATCGTCGGCAAGGCCTGCGACCAGCCGCTGGTCAACCTCCTCGGCGGCCCGCTGCGCGAGGAGGTCGAATACCTGCACTACGTCCCGCAGGGCACCCCGGAGTGGATGCGGGAGCAGGCCGCCCGGGGCGCGGCGGCCGGCTTCGAGAGCTTCTACGTGAAGGTCGGCGACGCGGACCAGGCCACCGACATCGAGCGGGTCGCCGCGATCCGCGACGGCCTCGGCGCCGGGCCGTCGCTGCGGATCGACGCCAACGAGTCCTGGTCCCCAGCGGCGGCGCTGCGGGCCCTGCGCGCACTGGAGCCTTATGACATCGAGTTCGCCGAACAACCGGTGTCCGGCCGGAACCTTCCCGAGATGGCCCGGCTGCGCGCCCGCGCCGGGGTGCCGCTGCTTGCCGACGAAGCGTCGCGGACTCGCTACGACCAGCTGAACGTGATCCGGCAGGGCGCGGCCGACGCGATCTCGGTGGACAACATGCTGGACGGCAGTCTGCTGAACCTGAAGCGCTCCGCCGGGATCTGCGAGGCGGCGGGCCTCCCGGTCGTCAAACAGAGCCTCGGCGAGCTCGGGGTGGCGACGTACGCCGCGGCCCACCTGATCGCCGCGACGCCGGGATTCCGCTGCGCCAACCAGTCCTACGGCCGGCTGCTAGCCGACGACGTCGTCGAGGGCGGCCCGTTGCCCTATCCGGGTGGCAGGCTGCGGGTACCGGACCGGCCGGGCATCGGAGTCCTGCTCGATCGCGACCGACTGGCCCGCTACGCGGAGTTGTACCAGGTCGCAGGCCATGAGTACGGCTACGCCGACCCGGCGGACGGCACCCCGGAAGCGCCGAACCGGTGA
- a CDS encoding kynureninase/PvdN C-terminal domain-containing protein gives MWTSTRPTAEALDRADPLAGLRVRYDLPPGLIHLDGNSGGPLPRTTPARLRRFVEHRWEQRTGRPRGESDWRGEARGAAAALAPLIGAAPSEITVAETPSINLFKALLAAARLRPDRPVLAVGKDCFPADCWLARSAAEFIGGRLHLLHSRDELDLLPWDEVAVVAVSHTDERFGGVRDAAALTAEIHGHGSLALWELSGSAGALDVDLHSWDADFAIGCGHRYLGGGAGAPSYCFVAGRLRDAFSTGTCDTGGVLHPLAGGFAGSGSSFSVAELCAGLSILDGVSPRALAAKTAGLVDFFLERLGDFCSDAQIEVATSSEEVSRSAQITLRHDRAQRIADALFVRDVLVDYAEPDLLRLSFAPSWLRYVDIWEATEQLHTTLHEIA, from the coding sequence GTGTGGACTAGCACCAGGCCGACGGCGGAGGCGCTCGATCGGGCCGACCCGCTCGCCGGCCTGCGCGTCCGCTACGACCTGCCGCCGGGCCTGATCCATCTCGACGGCAACAGCGGCGGACCGCTGCCGCGCACCACTCCCGCCCGGCTGCGCCGGTTCGTCGAGCACCGCTGGGAGCAGCGAACCGGGCGCCCGCGCGGGGAATCCGACTGGCGCGGGGAGGCCCGGGGCGCTGCGGCCGCGCTCGCGCCGCTGATCGGTGCCGCGCCGAGCGAGATCACCGTTGCCGAGACGCCGTCCATAAACCTGTTCAAGGCGCTGCTCGCGGCGGCCCGGCTGCGCCCGGACCGGCCGGTCCTCGCGGTGGGCAAGGACTGCTTCCCCGCCGACTGCTGGCTGGCGCGGTCCGCCGCCGAATTCATCGGCGGCCGGCTGCACCTGCTCCACAGCAGGGACGAACTGGACCTGCTGCCGTGGGACGAAGTGGCGGTGGTCGCCGTGTCGCACACCGACGAGCGGTTCGGAGGCGTGCGCGACGCCGCCGCTCTCACCGCCGAGATCCACGGGCACGGCTCGCTGGCGCTGTGGGAGCTGAGCGGTTCCGCCGGGGCGCTGGACGTTGATCTGCACAGCTGGGACGCGGATTTCGCCATCGGCTGCGGCCACCGGTACCTCGGCGGCGGCGCGGGGGCGCCGTCGTACTGCTTCGTCGCCGGCCGGCTCCGCGACGCGTTCTCGACGGGCACCTGCGACACGGGCGGCGTGCTGCACCCGCTGGCCGGCGGGTTCGCGGGCTCCGGCTCCAGCTTCTCGGTGGCCGAGCTGTGCGCCGGTCTGTCCATTTTGGATGGTGTGTCGCCGAGGGCGCTGGCGGCCAAGACCGCCGGCCTGGTGGACTTCTTCCTGGAGCGGCTGGGCGACTTCTGTTCGGACGCGCAGATCGAGGTCGCGACCTCGTCCGAAGAAGTGAGCCGAAGCGCGCAGATCACCTTGCGGCACGACCGGGCCCAGCGGATCGCGGACGCGCTGTTCGTCCGCGACGTGCTGGTGGACTACGCCGAACCGGACCTGCTCCGCCTGAGCTTCGCCCCGTCCTGGCTCCGCTACGTGGACATCTGGGAAGCCACCGAACAACTCCACACGACCCTCCACGAAATCGCCTGA
- a CDS encoding FUSC family protein, with protein sequence MTTEALPRLVLPQWLPRLLRPIPIPADWTRACAASIGVGAPQVVGLLTGRIDEAVLASVGALCASFSDLTGSYRYRLLRVGLAAILGALGFAAGAAAPGPWWAAAIVLAVAVPSVLSSRMGDLWSSGGAHMLTFCVVATGEKSTLPLGAQVWWFFAGELLVLAIIAATWPFRGTAPARGAVAAIFETTLRMFDSPITARQELTKALDNAHDVLVGGGSMSRSRVRDRLYLVYTYATPIVEASVSLAHAVKQPPERAREALRTLARCMRTGDVPPPYQPGVDESPLVRALDRGIAELIAAFRRTKHPQVSGEHHERLRLTFGRSTWAQVCRMLLCLALAEGLGLATGMAEPYWIALTVALVLKPNSGSVLARVLLRAVGTIIGVLIAFALIALVPAGWWLLPFIVALAAKLPVALSRHYGLFSAVVTALVLLQMSQNQQFLPAARLVDTVVGCGIVLVVGFLLRPLNRGPALPGRFADAVEAVSEYVSQSLAGVHHGRSALRRRTYRQLADLRAALQQQLMDPTAAAEAERWWPAIILLERVVDAATEKAVRNEPHDLQEAQRLVSTMRTTTRQLRTTQVPPAELREELERIYTGVGS encoded by the coding sequence GTGACGACCGAAGCGCTCCCCAGGCTCGTGCTGCCGCAGTGGTTGCCGCGGCTGCTGCGCCCGATACCGATTCCCGCCGACTGGACGCGGGCGTGCGCGGCGAGCATCGGCGTGGGTGCCCCGCAGGTCGTGGGCCTGCTCACCGGCCGGATCGACGAGGCCGTGCTGGCCTCGGTCGGCGCGCTGTGCGCGAGCTTCTCGGACCTGACCGGCTCGTACCGGTACCGGCTGCTCCGGGTGGGCCTGGCCGCGATCCTCGGCGCGCTCGGGTTCGCTGCCGGAGCCGCCGCGCCGGGGCCGTGGTGGGCGGCGGCGATCGTGCTCGCAGTGGCGGTTCCGTCGGTCCTGTCCAGCCGGATGGGCGACCTGTGGTCGTCCGGCGGCGCGCACATGCTGACGTTCTGCGTGGTTGCGACCGGGGAGAAGTCGACGCTGCCGCTCGGCGCGCAGGTCTGGTGGTTCTTCGCCGGTGAGCTGCTGGTGCTCGCGATCATCGCGGCCACCTGGCCGTTCCGCGGCACGGCCCCGGCGCGCGGCGCGGTCGCGGCGATCTTCGAGACCACGCTGCGCATGTTCGACTCGCCGATCACCGCGCGGCAGGAGCTGACGAAGGCGCTCGACAACGCGCACGACGTGCTCGTGGGCGGAGGTTCGATGTCACGCAGCCGCGTGCGCGACCGCCTCTACCTCGTCTACACGTACGCCACGCCCATCGTCGAGGCGTCGGTTTCCTTGGCGCACGCGGTAAAGCAGCCGCCCGAGCGTGCCCGCGAAGCGCTGCGAACGCTGGCGCGTTGCATGCGCACGGGCGACGTCCCGCCGCCCTACCAGCCAGGCGTGGACGAGTCGCCGCTGGTGCGCGCACTCGACCGGGGCATCGCGGAACTGATCGCCGCGTTCCGGCGCACGAAGCATCCGCAGGTGTCCGGCGAACACCACGAGCGGCTCCGGCTGACCTTCGGCCGCTCCACCTGGGCCCAGGTGTGCCGGATGCTGCTGTGTCTGGCGCTCGCGGAGGGGCTCGGGCTGGCGACGGGCATGGCCGAGCCGTACTGGATAGCCCTGACCGTCGCGCTCGTGCTGAAGCCGAACTCCGGCTCGGTCCTCGCCAGGGTCCTGCTGCGCGCGGTCGGCACCATCATCGGCGTGCTCATCGCGTTCGCGCTGATCGCCCTGGTGCCGGCCGGCTGGTGGCTGCTGCCGTTCATCGTCGCCCTTGCCGCCAAGCTGCCCGTCGCGCTCAGCCGCCACTACGGCCTGTTCAGCGCGGTCGTGACGGCGCTGGTCCTGCTGCAGATGAGCCAGAACCAGCAGTTCTTGCCCGCGGCCAGGCTGGTGGACACGGTCGTCGGCTGCGGGATCGTCCTGGTCGTCGGCTTCCTGCTGCGCCCGCTGAACCGGGGTCCGGCGCTGCCGGGCCGGTTCGCGGACGCGGTGGAGGCGGTCTCGGAGTACGTGTCCCAGTCGCTGGCCGGAGTCCACCACGGCCGCTCGGCGCTGCGCCGCCGCACCTACCGCCAGCTGGCGGATCTCCGCGCAGCCCTCCAACAGCAGCTGATGGACCCGACGGCAGCGGCGGAGGCCGAACGCTGGTGGCCGGCAATCATCCTCCTGGAGCGGGTGGTCGACGCCGCCACGGAGAAGGCCGTGCGGAACGAGCCCCACGACCTCCAAGAAGCCCAACGCCTGGTGTCGACGATGCGCACCACGACCCGCCAACTCCGCACGACCCAGGTACCTCCCGCGGAACTCCGCGAAGAACTGGAGCGGATCTACACCGGCGTCGGCTCGTGA
- a CDS encoding TetR/AcrR family transcriptional regulator C-terminal domain-containing protein, with translation MTERAKLELSAQHEWEIYVEHPWVPQLFALTTRPPIAPRMMAYTDWRMRAVDGIGLDFETMVRAAIMVSVHTQSAALSLAREMHAKDTREHWLGVRSAKLQEVFDAGELTMIARFGAESVQASEPASIFEFGLQRLLDGVAELIPE, from the coding sequence GTGACCGAGCGGGCGAAGCTCGAACTGTCGGCGCAGCACGAATGGGAGATCTACGTCGAGCACCCCTGGGTGCCGCAGCTGTTCGCGCTGACGACCCGGCCGCCGATCGCGCCCCGGATGATGGCCTACACGGACTGGCGGATGCGGGCCGTCGACGGGATCGGCCTCGACTTCGAGACCATGGTCCGGGCGGCGATCATGGTCTCGGTGCATACGCAGAGCGCGGCGCTCTCCCTGGCGCGCGAGATGCACGCGAAGGACACCCGGGAGCACTGGCTGGGCGTGCGGAGCGCGAAGCTCCAGGAGGTCTTCGACGCAGGTGAGCTGACGATGATCGCCCGCTTCGGCGCCGAATCCGTCCAGGCCTCGGAACCGGCCAGCATCTTCGAGTTCGGCCTCCAGCGCCTGCTCGACGGTGTCGCCGAATTGATCCCGGAGTGA
- a CDS encoding ABC transporter permease has protein sequence MATGFLAVGLGAGIGTLFMPNGPMLAAAAGPACIGIAIGLTLLSPAVVAAAGRAAAWVPSGVGRLAIRNLSARAARAGTLVGPLVVLVGIAAGTLYMQSTEDSVLGAARQTNDMGPQFAAANYLVVAMIIMFCVIAVTNTLIAATRNRHREFGLLRLTASTRPQVLGVVAVESAVSAGIAVVLGTIAAAVTAVPYSIVKTGSPVPSGPPWMYLAIASGAFLVALAATLLPTLRATRTRPIAALTT, from the coding sequence GTGGCAACGGGTTTCCTGGCGGTCGGCCTGGGTGCCGGGATCGGCACGCTGTTCATGCCGAACGGGCCGATGCTCGCGGCCGCTGCCGGACCCGCGTGCATCGGCATCGCGATCGGGCTGACGCTCTTGAGCCCCGCCGTGGTGGCAGCGGCGGGTCGTGCCGCGGCATGGGTGCCGAGCGGCGTGGGCAGGCTCGCGATCCGCAACCTCAGCGCCCGCGCGGCGCGGGCCGGCACGTTGGTCGGGCCGCTGGTGGTGCTCGTGGGGATCGCCGCCGGAACGCTGTACATGCAGAGCACGGAGGACAGCGTGCTCGGCGCCGCGCGCCAGACGAACGACATGGGGCCGCAGTTCGCGGCCGCCAACTACCTCGTGGTGGCGATGATCATCATGTTCTGCGTGATCGCAGTGACGAACACCCTGATCGCCGCGACCCGGAACCGGCACCGGGAGTTCGGGCTGCTGCGCCTGACCGCCTCGACGCGGCCGCAGGTGCTGGGCGTGGTGGCGGTGGAGAGCGCGGTTTCGGCCGGTATCGCGGTCGTGCTCGGCACGATCGCGGCCGCGGTGACCGCGGTTCCGTACAGCATCGTCAAGACCGGGTCGCCGGTCCCGTCGGGGCCGCCGTGGATGTACCTGGCAATCGCGAGCGGCGCTTTCCTGGTCGCGCTCGCCGCCACCCTCCTCCCCACCCTGCGCGCCACCCGTACGCGCCCGATCGCCGCACTCACCACCTGA
- a CDS encoding alpha-amylase family protein encodes MALIDTDLSFDPQDPYFPVPGAAGVEWALQVFTTANGYGMDVERTHVREGDRIHVHADRYARLGQQVSVEAGEADIEVTRTAGVLEWSITVRHDEPVKAVKLLLRGLPADQLRAGWWAPNTGRGWAHGVNGQRFQLEYPGSDWATPWVAAGDEPNGLALSVRDPLVRRKILHVHQPPYAPGPIAELVHVPSATARSTTCRVPSIRLRLGTTEHSADADLDEHLSFVEGAQNLVPWSSRKDVPEWLRQTALVVTLHGQHWTGYVFNTFAQMAEALRFVSQHIDPHRVLAYLPGWEGRYYYAYPRYRPGEDLGGAEGFAALAHTARQLGVRLMPMFGGHGANVLEYPVWEQSVLRNDTNRYVELLNRPDWDSDRVGEGDQVFLNPGEPEFRAHLVASISALVRDFGVDAAFLDTLGYWFNDPRYEVIDGYRRMADELRRRHPELVLATEGWWDALSAIFPLSQQWYGADRDLRKPRILTRYARTTGHLAEGTPGPGSTGVHEKGFLRRPSDVAREAHIPVVGITDDTLPTHAEEVAAICRWARDHAPK; translated from the coding sequence GTGGCCCTCATCGACACCGACCTGAGCTTCGATCCCCAAGACCCCTACTTCCCCGTTCCCGGCGCGGCCGGGGTGGAGTGGGCGCTGCAAGTCTTCACCACGGCCAACGGCTACGGCATGGACGTCGAGCGGACGCACGTCCGCGAGGGCGACCGCATCCACGTGCACGCCGACCGGTACGCGCGGCTCGGGCAGCAGGTGTCGGTCGAGGCCGGTGAGGCCGACATCGAGGTGACCCGCACGGCCGGCGTGCTGGAGTGGTCGATCACGGTGCGCCACGACGAGCCGGTGAAGGCGGTGAAGCTCCTGCTGCGTGGCCTGCCTGCGGACCAGTTGCGGGCCGGTTGGTGGGCGCCGAACACCGGTCGCGGCTGGGCGCACGGCGTCAACGGCCAGCGGTTCCAGTTGGAGTACCCCGGCTCGGACTGGGCGACGCCGTGGGTGGCGGCCGGGGACGAACCGAACGGGCTGGCGCTCAGCGTCCGCGATCCGCTGGTGCGGCGGAAGATCCTGCACGTCCACCAGCCGCCCTACGCGCCGGGCCCGATCGCGGAGCTGGTGCACGTGCCGTCGGCCACCGCGCGCTCGACCACCTGCCGGGTTCCGTCGATCCGGCTGCGACTGGGCACCACCGAGCACAGCGCCGACGCTGACCTGGACGAACATCTGTCCTTCGTGGAGGGTGCGCAGAACCTGGTGCCGTGGTCGTCCCGCAAGGACGTGCCGGAGTGGCTGCGGCAGACCGCGCTGGTGGTGACCCTGCACGGGCAGCACTGGACGGGCTACGTATTCAACACGTTCGCGCAGATGGCCGAGGCGCTGCGGTTCGTCTCGCAGCACATCGACCCGCACCGCGTGCTGGCCTACCTGCCCGGCTGGGAGGGCCGCTACTACTACGCCTACCCGCGGTACCGGCCCGGCGAAGACCTGGGCGGCGCCGAGGGATTCGCCGCGCTCGCGCACACCGCGCGGCAGCTGGGCGTGCGGCTGATGCCGATGTTCGGCGGGCACGGCGCGAACGTGCTCGAGTACCCGGTATGGGAGCAGTCGGTGCTGCGCAACGACACCAACCGCTACGTGGAGCTGCTGAACCGGCCGGACTGGGACAGCGACCGGGTCGGCGAGGGCGACCAGGTGTTCCTAAACCCGGGCGAGCCGGAGTTCCGCGCCCACCTGGTGGCGTCGATCTCGGCGCTGGTGCGAGATTTCGGCGTCGACGCGGCCTTCCTGGACACCCTGGGCTACTGGTTCAACGACCCGCGCTACGAGGTGATCGACGGCTACCGCCGGATGGCCGACGAGCTGCGCCGCCGCCACCCCGAGCTGGTGCTGGCGACGGAGGGCTGGTGGGACGCGCTGTCGGCGATCTTCCCGCTGAGCCAGCAGTGGTACGGCGCGGACCGCGACCTGCGCAAGCCCCGCATCCTCACCCGCTACGCCCGCACCACCGGACACCTCGCCGAGGGCACGCCGGGCCCCGGCAGCACCGGTGTGCACGAGAAGGGGTTCCTGCGCCGCCCGTCCGATGTGGCGCGAGAAGCCCACATCCCGGTGGTCGGCATAACCGACGACACCCTGCCCACCCACGCCGAAGAGGTGGCGGCGATCTGCCGCTGGGCCCGCGACCACGCCCCGAAGTAA
- a CDS encoding DedA family protein: protein MIEWLDTIPPGVIYLVVGLIIGLESVGIPLPGEIMLVSAGVAASQGVVNPIALGAIAASGAIIGDSIGYAVGKRYGRTLLGWLGRKLPKHFGPKPVRQAERAFDRYGAWAVFGGRFVALLRILAGPLAGILGMRYRKFLIANATGGIAWAGTVTTLAYVFGVVAGQWFHRFSWVALIVTVVVGWLIVHVVRRRAEKADEAEELEEAEKPEGSGEPPVEAERTEPETDAPVR from the coding sequence ATGATCGAGTGGCTGGACACGATCCCACCCGGGGTGATCTACCTTGTTGTCGGATTGATCATCGGGCTGGAAAGCGTGGGGATCCCGCTGCCCGGCGAGATCATGCTCGTCAGTGCCGGCGTCGCGGCCTCGCAGGGCGTCGTCAATCCGATCGCGCTGGGCGCGATCGCCGCGAGCGGCGCGATCATCGGTGATTCGATCGGCTACGCGGTCGGCAAGCGTTACGGGCGCACGCTGCTGGGTTGGCTGGGGCGCAAGCTGCCGAAGCACTTCGGCCCGAAACCGGTGCGCCAGGCGGAACGGGCGTTCGACCGCTACGGCGCGTGGGCGGTGTTCGGCGGCCGCTTCGTGGCGCTGCTGCGCATCCTCGCAGGTCCGCTGGCGGGCATCCTCGGCATGAGGTACCGCAAGTTTCTGATCGCGAACGCGACGGGCGGCATCGCGTGGGCGGGCACGGTGACGACGCTGGCCTACGTCTTCGGCGTGGTGGCCGGGCAGTGGTTCCACCGGTTCTCGTGGGTCGCCCTCATCGTCACCGTCGTCGTCGGCTGGCTGATCGTGCACGTGGTGCGCCGCCGCGCGGAGAAGGCCGACGAAGCCGAGGAACTGGAAGAAGCGGAGAAGCCGGAAGGATCCGGAGAACCACCGGTCGAGGCCGAACGCACCGAACCCGAAACCGACGCTCCAGTGCGCTGA
- a CDS encoding LysR family transcriptional regulator — MDVRRLRLLRELADRGTVTAVARALSYTPSAVSQQIRALQAEVGVQLTEPAGRGLRLTDAGRSLAARADEVLAALDRAEAELDSYRSTPRGVVRVAIFPSGALLLLPGLLRRMAEEPNVRLECRDVDMTPPGVPELTADFDLVVTHRNDQAPPFDSERMAITPLLREPLDVALPQGHRLAAKDRIEPAELVGEPWLSVDIGFPVDDVLRSLAIRTGVRPKVVQRINDFRVTEALVAGGHGVALLPRYTVDSSRLVMRPLAGVRAGRNVEVVSRKGATERPAVRVVLDALLAEAAAATGLRDQK; from the coding sequence ATGGACGTTCGCAGGTTGAGACTCCTGCGGGAACTCGCCGATCGCGGAACCGTGACCGCCGTCGCGAGGGCCCTGTCCTACACCCCGTCGGCGGTGTCGCAGCAGATCCGCGCGCTGCAGGCCGAGGTCGGCGTGCAGCTGACCGAACCGGCCGGTCGCGGGCTGCGCCTCACCGACGCCGGCCGGTCGCTCGCAGCCCGCGCGGACGAGGTGCTCGCCGCGCTGGACCGGGCCGAGGCCGAGCTGGACAGCTACCGGTCCACGCCGCGCGGCGTCGTGCGGGTCGCGATCTTCCCGTCCGGCGCGTTGCTGCTGCTCCCGGGACTGCTGCGGCGGATGGCCGAGGAGCCCAACGTGCGCTTGGAGTGCCGCGACGTCGACATGACCCCGCCGGGAGTCCCCGAGCTGACCGCCGACTTCGACCTCGTGGTCACGCACCGGAACGACCAAGCGCCGCCGTTCGACAGCGAGCGCATGGCGATCACGCCGCTGCTGCGGGAGCCCCTGGACGTCGCGCTGCCGCAGGGCCACCGCCTCGCCGCCAAGGACCGCATCGAACCGGCCGAGCTGGTGGGCGAACCCTGGTTGAGCGTGGACATCGGCTTCCCGGTCGACGACGTGCTGCGTTCCCTCGCGATCCGTACGGGTGTCCGGCCGAAGGTCGTGCAGCGGATCAACGACTTCCGCGTGACCGAGGCACTGGTCGCAGGCGGCCACGGCGTCGCGCTGCTCCCAAGGTACACAGTGGACAGTTCGCGACTGGTCATGCGCCCGCTGGCAGGAGTCCGTGCCGGACGCAACGTCGAGGTCGTCTCCCGGAAGGGGGCGACGGAACGCCCGGCGGTCCGGGTGGTCCTCGACGCCCTGCTGGCGGAGGCGGCCGCCGCCACCGGGCTGCGCGATCAGAAGTAG
- the leuA gene encoding 2-isopropylmalate synthase, translated as MSSNTPNAQAPFAGKVRKPSRPAPADQAPWNTQLGSAMPYHRYRPFHELVEKVSLPDRTWPDNRITKAPLWCAVDLRDGNQALIDPMSPARKRRMFDLLVQMGFKEIEVGFPAASQTDYDFVREIIEDGAIPEDVRIQVLTQCRPELIERTFQSLEGAPRAIVHIYNSTSILQRRVVFREEREGIKKIATMAAEMTLELAGKYSDTDFRFQYSPESYTGTELSYAAEVCDAVTEIWQPTPERPVILNLPATVEMATPNVYADSIEWMHRNLARRDSVIMSLHPHNDRGTGVAAAELGYQAGADRIEGCLFGNGERTGNVDLVALGMNLFSQGIDPQIDFSDIDYVKRTVEHCNQLPVPERHPWGGELVYTAFSGSHQDAINKGLDALCDEANKAGTGVDDYPWEVPYLPIDPKDVGRTYEAVIRVNSQSGKGGVAYIMKTEHQLDLPRKLQIEFSKVVQAHTDSEGGEVSPTAMWSAFSSEYLEATAPLKLVRQRAAGENGNESITATVVVDGEEQEITGTGNGPVSAFVDALSSIGYDVRVMDYHEHALTAGDDARAAAYLECAVGDKIYWGAGVDTSTITAMLRAVVSAVNRANR; from the coding sequence ATGAGCAGCAACACCCCCAACGCCCAAGCCCCGTTCGCCGGCAAGGTGCGCAAGCCGTCCCGGCCAGCGCCCGCCGACCAGGCTCCGTGGAACACGCAGCTGGGCAGCGCCATGCCCTACCACCGCTACCGCCCGTTCCACGAGCTGGTCGAGAAAGTATCGCTGCCCGACCGGACCTGGCCGGACAACCGCATCACCAAGGCCCCGCTGTGGTGCGCGGTCGACCTGCGCGACGGCAACCAGGCACTGATCGACCCGATGTCGCCGGCCCGCAAGCGCCGCATGTTCGACCTGCTCGTGCAGATGGGATTCAAGGAGATCGAGGTCGGCTTCCCGGCCGCCAGCCAGACCGACTACGACTTCGTCCGGGAGATCATCGAGGATGGCGCGATCCCCGAGGACGTCCGCATCCAGGTACTGACCCAGTGCCGCCCGGAGCTGATCGAGCGGACCTTCCAGTCGCTGGAAGGCGCGCCGCGGGCGATTGTGCACATCTACAACTCGACCTCGATCCTGCAGCGCCGCGTGGTGTTCCGGGAGGAGCGCGAGGGCATCAAGAAGATCGCGACGATGGCCGCCGAGATGACCCTCGAACTGGCCGGCAAGTACTCCGACACCGACTTCCGCTTCCAGTACTCGCCTGAGTCCTACACCGGCACCGAGCTGTCCTACGCCGCCGAGGTGTGCGACGCGGTCACCGAGATCTGGCAGCCCACCCCGGAGCGGCCGGTGATCCTGAACCTGCCCGCCACCGTCGAGATGGCCACCCCGAACGTCTACGCCGACTCCATCGAGTGGATGCACCGGAACCTGGCCCGCCGCGACTCGGTGATCATGTCGCTGCACCCGCACAACGACCGCGGCACCGGCGTTGCCGCCGCCGAGCTGGGCTACCAGGCCGGCGCGGACCGCATCGAGGGCTGCCTGTTCGGCAACGGCGAGCGCACCGGCAACGTCGACCTGGTGGCGCTGGGCATGAACCTGTTCAGCCAGGGCATCGACCCGCAGATCGACTTCTCCGACATCGACTACGTCAAGCGCACCGTCGAGCACTGCAACCAGCTGCCAGTGCCGGAGCGGCACCCGTGGGGCGGCGAACTGGTCTACACGGCCTTCTCCGGCAGCCATCAGGACGCCATCAACAAGGGCCTGGACGCGCTGTGCGACGAGGCGAACAAGGCCGGGACCGGCGTGGACGACTACCCGTGGGAGGTGCCGTACCTGCCGATCGACCCGAAGGACGTGGGCCGCACCTACGAGGCCGTGATCCGGGTCAACTCGCAGTCCGGCAAGGGCGGCGTCGCCTACATCATGAAGACCGAGCACCAGCTGGACCTGCCGCGCAAGCTGCAGATCGAGTTCTCCAAGGTGGTGCAGGCGCACACCGACTCCGAGGGCGGCGAGGTCAGCCCGACGGCGATGTGGTCGGCGTTCTCCAGCGAGTACCTGGAGGCCACCGCGCCGCTGAAGCTGGTCCGGCAGCGGGCGGCCGGCGAGAACGGCAACGAGAGCATCACCGCGACCGTGGTCGTGGACGGCGAGGAGCAGGAGATCACCGGCACCGGCAACGGCCCGGTATCGGCCTTCGTCGACGCGCTGAGCAGCATCGGCTACGACGTGCGGGTCATGGACTACCACGAGCACGCGCTCACCGCCGGTGACGACGCGCGGGCCGCGGCCTACCTGGAGTGCGCGGTGGGCGACAAGATCTATTGGGGCGCCGGCGTCGACACCTCGACGATCACCGCGATGCTGCGCGCAGTGGTGTCCGCGGTGAACCGCGCCAACCGCTGA